In Natronoarchaeum philippinense, a single window of DNA contains:
- a CDS encoding formylglycine-generating enzyme family protein → MDENDHECCAASRSGAGRGIDRGSENSAGDSENSETGDTARMVKIPGGEFRMGTDSDVGYEADGEGPARTVDVDEFYVSSHAVTNAEFLEFVRETDYTTDAERYGWSFVFEEFVGSDDRQHVVDSVEAAPWWFAVRGANWFRPEGPGSTVIERLEHPVTHVSWNDAQAYANWAGKRLPTEAEWEKAARGGLRGATYPWGDDLRPDGEHRSNIWQGDFPRHNSEEDGYYGTAPVDEYPPNGFGLYNAVGNVWEWCSDRFRSDPCQNSRSNPTGPAEGGERVIRGGSYLCHRSYCNRYRVAARSKNTPDSSTGHTGFRLALDP, encoded by the coding sequence GTGGACGAGAACGACCACGAGTGCTGTGCCGCGTCGCGTTCCGGTGCTGGACGGGGGATCGACCGGGGATCGGAGAACTCGGCTGGGGACTCCGAGAACTCTGAGACAGGCGATACGGCCCGGATGGTGAAGATTCCGGGCGGCGAGTTCCGAATGGGAACCGACAGCGACGTCGGTTACGAGGCGGACGGCGAAGGCCCGGCCCGAACGGTCGACGTCGACGAGTTCTACGTCAGCAGCCACGCCGTCACGAACGCCGAATTTCTCGAGTTCGTCCGCGAGACCGACTACACGACCGACGCGGAACGCTACGGGTGGTCGTTCGTCTTCGAGGAGTTCGTCGGTTCGGACGACCGGCAGCACGTCGTCGACTCCGTCGAGGCGGCGCCGTGGTGGTTCGCCGTGCGGGGCGCAAACTGGTTCCGGCCGGAAGGTCCCGGCTCGACCGTGATAGAGCGCCTTGAACATCCGGTGACGCACGTTTCGTGGAACGACGCACAGGCCTACGCCAACTGGGCCGGCAAACGGCTTCCGACCGAGGCAGAGTGGGAGAAAGCGGCCCGTGGCGGGCTACGGGGTGCGACGTATCCGTGGGGAGACGATCTGCGCCCCGACGGCGAACACCGGAGTAACATATGGCAGGGCGACTTCCCCCGCCACAACTCGGAGGAGGACGGGTACTACGGCACCGCGCCCGTCGACGAATATCCGCCCAACGGCTTCGGACTCTACAACGCGGTCGGGAACGTCTGGGAGTGGTGTAGCGACCGGTTCCGTTCCGATCCCTGCCAGAATTCGCGATCGAACCCGACGGGACCGGCGGAGGGTGGCGAACGCGTTATTCGAGGCGGTTCCTACCTCTGTCACCGTTCGTACTGCAATCGCTACCGCGTGGCCGCCCGTAGTAAGAACACGCCGGACAGTTCGACGGGACACACCGGCTTCCGCCTCGCACTCGACCCGTAA